In the genome of Methanothermobacter sp., one region contains:
- a CDS encoding amidohydrolase family protein yields the protein MDELIITGEIVDLKVHDHFRGSILVKDGIIESISTQHETGAHVIDADDYFILPGFIDAHVHIMEKGFKLEDRIETPLSLYFYNAINNMRATINTGVTTIRDAGMADFGVKLASQKGIVPAPRMQISVVPLSITGGHFDFHMKSGLNIELKYPGLPSGICDGPSEVRKKTREVLRAGADVIKVMATGGVMSANDKPDDIQFTKKELKVIVEEAHFKGKKTMAHAHGLEGIKNCIKVGIDSIEHGTYIDKRTAAEMRDNGVYLVPTLLVTAELAKKAKKSEIPSYSRKDAIEVAKVHKENIETAYEEGVQLVMGTDSGVVEHGQNLRELSYLYDIGMEPSEILESATLKAAECIGWDDRIGSLDKGKFADIIVVKENPLENIKSLADPDNILLVVKDGKILKNLLGVS from the coding sequence ATGGATGAACTAATAATTACTGGTGAAATAGTAGATTTAAAGGTACATGATCATTTTAGGGGTTCTATATTGGTAAAAGATGGTATAATTGAGTCTATTTCAACCCAACATGAAACTGGGGCCCATGTAATCGATGCAGATGATTATTTTATCCTCCCAGGGTTTATAGATGCCCATGTACATATCATGGAGAAAGGCTTTAAATTAGAGGATAGGATAGAAACGCCATTATCGCTCTATTTTTATAATGCTATCAATAATATGCGCGCAACCATCAACACAGGAGTCACCACTATAAGGGATGCTGGTATGGCGGATTTTGGAGTTAAACTCGCCTCACAGAAGGGTATAGTACCGGCGCCGAGAATGCAGATAAGTGTAGTCCCCCTTTCAATAACAGGCGGACATTTCGATTTTCACATGAAATCAGGCCTAAATATCGAACTTAAATATCCGGGATTGCCCAGTGGCATATGTGATGGCCCATCAGAAGTGAGGAAAAAGACTAGGGAAGTTTTAAGGGCTGGGGCGGATGTTATAAAGGTCATGGCCACTGGTGGGGTTATGAGCGCTAATGATAAACCTGATGACATTCAATTCACCAAGAAAGAGTTAAAGGTTATAGTAGAGGAGGCTCATTTCAAGGGTAAAAAGACAATGGCCCATGCACACGGACTGGAAGGTATAAAAAATTGTATAAAAGTTGGTATAGATTCGATAGAACATGGAACATACATTGACAAGAGAACAGCGGCCGAAATGAGGGATAATGGAGTTTATCTCGTGCCAACACTCCTTGTGACGGCAGAGCTTGCCAAGAAAGCCAAGAAAAGTGAAATTCCAAGTTACAGTAGAAAGGATGCTATAGAAGTTGCGAAGGTTCATAAAGAGAATATAGAGACCGCTTATGAGGAAGGAGTCCAATTGGTCATGGGCACTGACTCGGGAGTTGTAGAGCATGGGCAAAACCTCAGAGAACTTTCATACTTGTACGATATAGGGATGGAACCATCTGAGATTTTGGAATCTGCCACTTTAAAAGCGGCGGAGTGTATTGGATGGGATGATAGGATAGGGAGCCTCGATAAGGGCAAATTTGCAGATATTATCGTGGTAAAAGAGAATCCCCTTGAAAACATAAAAAGTCTCGCAGACCCTGACAACATACTCCTCGTAGTAAAAGACGGTAAAATACTCAAAAATCTTCTAGGGGTATCATGA
- a CDS encoding DUF126 domain-containing protein, whose amino-acid sequence MDIKCRVLSEGIGRGKALISNEPLSFLGGVDPKTGTIIDPRHPLYGESLKGRILIIPGGKGSTVGSYVIFQLAKNGKAPAAIICKNAEPIIATGAIMAGIPLVDQPEKDVMKIIKNSMEVEVDGHSGIIRTAPK is encoded by the coding sequence ATGGATATAAAATGTAGGGTTTTGTCAGAAGGTATAGGCCGTGGTAAGGCCCTTATATCCAACGAACCTTTAAGTTTCCTTGGTGGCGTGGACCCTAAAACAGGGACTATAATAGACCCTCGACATCCTTTATATGGTGAAAGCTTGAAAGGCAGGATCCTCATAATCCCTGGGGGTAAGGGATCTACTGTGGGCTCATATGTGATCTTCCAATTAGCGAAGAATGGGAAAGCGCCAGCTGCGATCATCTGCAAAAATGCGGAGCCTATAATAGCCACTGGGGCTATAATGGCTGGTATACCCCTAGTAGATCAGCCGGAAAAGGATGTTATGAAAATCATAAAGAATTCCATGGAAGTTGAAGTTGATGGGCATTCTGGTATTATAAGAACCGCCCCAAAGTAA